One region of Streptomyces sp. NBC_00442 genomic DNA includes:
- a CDS encoding adenosine deaminase yields MRPAYHDPRPAKALRRRAREPPRGRPWRTPMTDLHPFIAGLPKAELHVHHVGSASPRIVAELAARHADSKVPTDPEALADYFTFTDFAHFIEVYLSVVDLIRTPEDVRLLTYEVARDMARQNIRYAELTITPFSSTRRGIDERAFMDAIEDARRAAEAEFGTVLRWCFDIPGEAGLEAAAETARLATEDGVRPEGLVSFGLGGPEIGVPRPQFKPYFDRAIAAGLHSVPHSGESTGPQSIWDALIELRAERIGHGTSATQDPALLKHLAEHRIALEVCPTSNLATRVVPGLDRHPVKEMVAAGVLVTINSDDPPMFGSDLNNEYAVAARLLDLDERGLAGLAKNAVEASFLDPAGRTKLVAEIDDYTAKWLAG; encoded by the coding sequence ATCCGCCCGGCCTACCATGATCCCCGACCGGCGAAGGCCCTACGACGCCGAGCACGCGAGCCCCCTCGCGGCAGACCCTGGAGGACCCCCATGACCGACCTGCACCCCTTCATCGCGGGGCTGCCCAAGGCCGAGCTCCACGTGCACCACGTCGGCTCCGCCTCGCCGCGCATCGTGGCCGAACTCGCCGCCCGGCACGCGGACTCGAAGGTCCCCACCGACCCCGAGGCGCTCGCCGACTACTTCACCTTCACGGACTTCGCCCACTTCATCGAGGTGTACCTCTCGGTCGTCGACCTGATCCGTACGCCGGAAGATGTGCGCCTTCTCACCTACGAGGTGGCCCGTGACATGGCCCGGCAGAACATCCGGTACGCCGAGCTGACCATCACGCCGTTCTCGTCCACCCGACGCGGCATCGACGAGCGCGCGTTCATGGACGCGATCGAGGACGCCCGCAGGGCCGCGGAGGCCGAGTTCGGCACGGTCCTTCGCTGGTGCTTCGACATTCCGGGCGAGGCGGGCCTGGAGGCCGCCGCCGAGACGGCCCGCCTCGCCACCGAGGACGGGGTGCGCCCCGAAGGCCTGGTCTCCTTCGGCCTGGGCGGCCCGGAGATCGGGGTACCGCGCCCGCAGTTCAAGCCGTACTTCGACCGGGCCATCGCCGCCGGCCTGCACTCCGTGCCGCACTCGGGCGAGTCCACGGGACCCCAGTCGATCTGGGACGCGCTGATCGAGCTGCGCGCCGAACGGATCGGCCACGGCACCAGCGCCACCCAGGACCCGGCGCTCCTCAAGCACCTCGCCGAGCACCGGATCGCGCTGGAGGTCTGCCCGACGTCCAACCTGGCGACGCGCGTGGTGCCCGGCCTGGACCGGCACCCGGTCAAGGAGATGGTGGCGGCCGGCGTCCTCGTCACCATCAACAGTGACGACCCGCCGATGTTCGGCAGCGACCTGAACAACGAGTACGCGGTCGCCGCCCGCCTCCTCGACCTGGACGAGCGGGGCCTGGCGGGCCTCGCCAAGAACGCCGTCGAGGCGTCGTTCCTCGACCCGGCGGGCAGGACGAAGCTCGTCGCGGAGATCGACGACTACACCGCCAAGTGGCTCGCCGGCTGA
- a CDS encoding glycerophosphodiester phosphodiesterase — translation MRTVTAVAHRGDPYRVRENTLPSIASALERGADAVEIDVRTTKDGVPVLLHDDTLKRLWDVDRPLAELPHAEVTEVTGGGVPTLRRALMAAGAHRVMIDLPGATEESVRKVVGTVRECGAGERVYYCAGPVTMLRVRRADPGAEIALTWTKPAPPRPALVDAIKPRWLNYRFGLVRSDVVARAHRDGLLVSAWTADTARTQRRLVAYGVDSITTNRLDALRGVLSAR, via the coding sequence ATGCGCACCGTGACTGCCGTGGCCCACCGCGGCGACCCGTACCGTGTCCGCGAGAACACGCTCCCCTCCATCGCCTCGGCTCTGGAGCGGGGCGCCGACGCGGTCGAGATCGACGTCCGGACGACCAAGGACGGCGTGCCCGTGCTGCTGCACGACGACACGCTGAAGCGGCTGTGGGACGTCGACCGCCCGCTGGCCGAGCTCCCGCACGCGGAGGTCACCGAGGTCACGGGCGGCGGAGTCCCCACCCTGCGCCGGGCCCTGATGGCGGCCGGCGCGCACCGGGTGATGATCGACCTGCCGGGCGCGACCGAGGAGTCGGTGCGCAAGGTGGTGGGCACGGTGCGCGAGTGCGGGGCGGGCGAGCGGGTCTACTACTGCGCGGGCCCGGTCACCATGCTGCGGGTCCGCCGCGCCGACCCCGGCGCCGAGATCGCCCTGACCTGGACGAAGCCCGCTCCGCCGCGCCCCGCCCTGGTCGACGCCATCAAGCCGCGCTGGCTCAACTACCGCTTCGGCCTGGTGCGTTCGGATGTGGTGGCGCGGGCCCACCGGGACGGCCTGCTCGTCTCGGCGTGGACCGCGGACACGGCCCGCACGCAGCGCCGTCTCGTCGCATACGGCGTGGACTCGATCACCACCAACCGGCTGGACGCGCTGCGCGGGGTCCTGTCCGCGCGGTAG